A stretch of the Corylus avellana chromosome ca6, CavTom2PMs-1.0 genome encodes the following:
- the LOC132185191 gene encoding TMV resistance protein N-like, whose translation MAFHTTSSSFSSSIFQGDVFLSFRGEDTHKTFTAHLYTDLRRKRINTFMDDKLRSREEISLALVKAIEESKISIIVLSKNYASSRWCLDELIKILECRKIREILVLPLFYDVNPLEVRCQTNRVGEAFTELAKRFNDDEMKVEGWKRAQKKWPIYPGCIWKTGRNEPEFIDEIIERDNIIAEGGKDEEHPHDQVAIIVGVYSDGNEIYCTHGDYHKTCYGSLRYDQDLDSLAGNSHVATSTSYVTVLIIAARDLSLVLDLS comes from the exons ATGGCCTTCCACACAACTTCTTCGTCATTCTCTTCTTCCATATTTCAAGGGgatgtattcttgagttttagaggcgaAGATACTCATAAAACTTTCACTGCTCATCTGTACACAGATTTACGTCGAAAAAGAATCAACACCTTCATGGATGACAAACTTCGAAGCCGAGAGGAAATTTCACTGGCACTTGTCAAAGCCATTGAAGAGTCAAAGATTTCGATCATTGTACTCTCTAAAAACTACGCATCATCCCGATGGTGCTTGGACGAGCTGATAAAGATCCTCGAGTGCAGAAAGATAAGGGAGATACTAGTTCTACCACTGTTCTATGACGTAAATCCTTTAGAAGTACGGTGTCAAACCAATAGGGTTGGAGAAGCATTCACTGAACTTGCAAAAAGGTTCAACGATGATGAAATGAAGGTGGAGGGGTGGAAGAGAGCCCAAAAGAAGTGGCCAATTTATCCGGGATGTATTTGGAAAACAG GTAGGAATGAACCAGAATTTATTGACGAAATCATCGAACGG GATAACATAATAGCAGAGGGTGGAAAAGATGAAGAACATCCTCATGATCAAGTTGCAATTATTGTTGGAGTCTACAGTGATGGTAATGAAATCTATTGTACTCATGGAGATTACCATAAAACTTGCTATGGATCATTGCGCTACGATCAA GACTTGGACAGTTTGGCAGGCAACTCACATGTTGCAACTTCTACTTCATATGTCAC AGTTTTGATTATTGCTGCTAGGGACCTTTCCTTGGTTTTGGATCTCAGTTGA